In a single window of the Streptomyces sp. NBC_00094 genome:
- a CDS encoding transposase gives MVGVDEYSARKGRHYGTVLVDVETRRPIDLLPDREALSLAAWLALRARAWLAPVCFEAWFRSVFTFADQP, from the coding sequence GTGGTGGGCGTCGACGAGTACTCCGCCCGCAAGGGCCGCCACTACGGAACCGTCCTGGTGGACGTCGAAACCCGCCGTCCCATCGATCTCCTCCCTGATCGGGAAGCATTGAGCCTGGCAGCCTGGCTTGCCTTACGAGCTCGTGCATGGTTGGCGCCGGTGTGTTTTGAGGCGTGGTTCCGCTCGGTGTTCACATTCGCTGATCAGCCATGA